A region from the Aegilops tauschii subsp. strangulata cultivar AL8/78 chromosome 5, Aet v6.0, whole genome shotgun sequence genome encodes:
- the LOC109768273 gene encoding uncharacterized protein, with amino-acid sequence MDQRGFVRKSIVRISFKWPNPDNKGKILTVVLPGTIVSIKDDGSCVVLADDTFFRQENCPFVVNLPTAGGYDGVPVAPSMQFFVDGFCALVLQVQPNGYVPPVTFETGPVRREEKVYGFLFPQEDFFTPTMYCPGNVTDGGTGPLANWRHGIPFHSFGRFGSPIFNQSGHLVGISYQDYEASLVENRALVTWQFSR; translated from the exons ATGGATCAG CGTGGATTTGTGCGCAAGTCCATCGTCCGGATCTCCTTCAAGTGGCCGAATCCTGACAACAAGGGGAAGATACTGACCGTCGTCCTCCCCGGCACCATCGTCTCCATCAAGGACGATGGATCCTGCGTCGTGCTCGCGGATGACACATTCTTCCGACAGGAGAACTGCCCTTTCGTGGTGAATCTGCCGACTGCCGGGGGATACGATGGTGTGCCAGTGGCTCCATCGATGCAGTTTTTCGTAGATGGCTTCTGTGCATTGGTTCTTCAGGTGCAACCAAATGGTTATGTGCCACCGGTGACATTTGAGACTGGGCCTGTTCGGCGAGAGGAGAAAGTGTATGGCTTTCTATTTCCACAGGAGGATTTCTTCACGCCAACAATGTATTGTCCAGGAAACGTCAC CGATGGAGGAACAGGCCCATTGGCAAATTGGAGGCATGGTATTCCTTTTCATTCATTTGGTCGTTTCGGATCACCTATATTCAACCAAAGCGGTCATCTTGTTGGGATATCTTATCAAGATTACGAggcatcactagtagaaaacagggctttggtcacatgGCAGTTTTCAcgttag
- the LOC109768275 gene encoding receptor-like protein EIX2 has translation MMLPQLLNCCSSKMHLLFTTLIAISITSASQVLHAHGGGCIPAERAALISFHKGITSDGDHALASWQGHDCCRWRGINCNNQTGHVIKLHLRNTFPYTFKGPCSNANSLFGEISPSLLSLKHLEHLDLSMNCLLGPNNDIPQFLGSMENLRYLDLSGIPFTGRVPSQLGNLSKLQHLDLAQARFFSEMYSTDITWLTKLPLLQYLSMSKINLSVITDWPRTLNMIPSLRVINLVQCSLDTASHSLPYLNITKLEKLDLSRNQLGHSIASSWFWKVTTLKYLNLGFGKFPDALGNMTSLKVLDLSFNNLNRTGNLKTVLENLCGLEILDLSQNSMNGDIVELIEGLPRCAWGKLLELHFHQNEFMGTLPNFIGQFSSLSILHRSSNNLVGLVPPSLMNLACLTILDLHLNQLSGNVPTEIGAVTAPTSLDISGNNLTGSIPAELGKLKHLDTLSLGGNKFIGPIPSEVMHSTSLTYLVLSNNHLNGSVPTELGSLKILDYLDLSNNNLSGLITEEHFANLKSLNSIDLSSNNLKIVVDSDWHSLFKLQNADFRSCQIGPLFPAWLRQLRGITKLDISSTGLDDKFPDWFWYTFSRTLHLDISNNQISGSLPAHLDGMALETLSLTSNRLTGSIPSLLANITALDISNNNFSGIIPSNFEASQLELLIVYSNRIVGSIPDSICKLQQLFYLDLSNNFLEGEIPHCFDIQKLQCLVLSNNSLSGKFPAFLQNNTNMEFLDLAWNKLSGRLPTWIGDLRNLGFVLLSHNAFSDNIPVDITMLKYLQYLDKGAAPVHVAPACAGSGEGSDHFGSIVNMDFAEMYGVMGYNLIVMEPGLFGDIFSVVTKGQQLVYGKTLADFVSIDLSSNSLTGEIPGDITSLVALMNLNLSSNKLSGQIPNMIGAMQSLVSLDLSGNKLSGGIPSSLSSLTSLEALNLSYNNLSGRIPSGRQLDTLSSDNPSIMYIGNSGLCGPPLHKNCSGNGTSIHGDLGSSKQEFDPLTFHFGLVLGLVAGLWIVFCALLFKRTWRIAFFWFFDEAYDQVYVFVVVKWARFAKNTTAE, from the exons ATGATGCTTCCCCAACTACTCAACTGTTGTTCTTCCAAGATGCATCTCTTGTTCACTACCCTCATCGCCATAAGCATCACTTCAGCTTCACAAGTGTTGCATGCCCATGGCGGCGGATGCATCCCAGCTGAGAGGGCCGCCTTGATCTCCTTCCACAAGGGCATCACAAGTGACGGCGATCATGCCCTCGCCTCATGGCAGGGACATGATTGCTGTCGGTGGAGGGGCATCAACTGCAACAACCAGACAGGCCATGTCATCAAGCTTCACCTTCGCAATACATTTCCGTACACTTTCAAAGGTCCATGCAGTAATGCTAATTCATTGTTTGGCGAGATAAGTCCCTCTCTACTTTCCTTGAAGCATCTAGAGCACCTGGATCTTAGCATGAACTGTTTGCTAGGCCCAAATAATGACATTCCTCAGTTCTTGGGCTCCATGGAGAACTTGAGATATCTTGACCTCTCTGGCATTCCATTTACCGGTAGAGTTCCTTCTCAACTTGGTAACTTGTCTAAGTTGCAGCATCTTGACCTTGCCCAGGCTAGGTTTTTTTCCGAGATGTATTCAACGGATATCACCTGGTTAACAAAGCTACCATTGCTGCAGTACCTTAGCATGAGCAAAATAAATCTCTCAGTGATAACCGACTGGCCTCGTACCTTGAATATGATTCCATCTCTAAGGGTTATCAATCTTGTTCAATGTTCACTTGATACTGCAAGCCACTCGCTTCCCTACCTTAACATCACGAAACTTGAGAAGCTTGATTTGTCAAGGAATCAGTTAGGCCACTCAATTGCATCAAGTTGGTTTTGGAAAGTGACGACCCTCAAATACCTAAATCTTGGTTTTGGAAAATTTCCGGACGCACTAGGAAACATGACATCACTCAAGGTACTTGATTTGTCATTCAACAATCTGAATAGGACTGGAAACCTTAAGACTGTTCTTGAAAATCTATGCGGTTTGGAAATCCTCGACCTCTCTCAAAATTCTATGAATGGCGATATAGTGGAGTTGATAGAGGGGTTACCGCGATGCGCATGGGGGAAATTGTTGGAGCTGCATTTCCATCAAAATGAATTCATGGGGACCCTGCCAAATTTTATAGGGCAATTCAGCAGCTTGAGCATACTTCACCGGTCCAGCAACAACCTCGTTGGACTTGTACCGCCAAGCCTTATGAATTTGGCATGTTTAACCATTCTTGATCTCCACTTGAATCAGCTCAGTGGGAATGTACCAACTGAAATTGGTGCCGTTACTGCTCCTACTTCTTTGGACATAAGCGGCAACAACTTGACCGGAAGTATACCAGCCGAGCTTGGAAAATTGAAGCATTTGGATACTCTTTCTCTTGGAGGGAACAAATTTATTGGACCAATACCATCAGAGGTTATGCATTCAACTAGCTTAACCTATCTAGTCCTCTCCAATaatcaccttaatggaagtgtacCCACTGAATTAGGTTCTCTCAAGATTCTGGATTATCTGGACCTAAGCAACAACAACCTTAGTGGTCTGATCACAGAAGAACACTTTGCAAACCTAAAAAGTTTAAACTCCATAGACTTGTCTTCCAATAACTTGAAGATTGTAGTGGATTCAGATTGGCATTCTCTATTTAAGCTACAAAATGCAGATTTTAGATCTTGCCAGATCGGTCCTCTCTTTCCAGCTTGGCTTCGGCAGCTGCGGGGGATCACTAAACTTGACATTTCGAGCACTGGTTTGGACGACAAGTTTCCTGATTGGTTTTGGTATACATTTTCACGGACATTACATCTCGACATCTCTAACAACCAAATAAGTGGCAGCTTGCCAGCACACCTGGATGGTATGGCTTTGGAAACTCTTTCTCTAACGTCAAACCGGCTCACTGGGTCAATACCTTCGTTGCTGGCAAATATCACTGCGTTAGACATCTCCAACAATAACTTTTCAGGAATAATACCATCAAATTTTGAAGCCTCCCAACTTGAACTATTGATTGTCTACTCAAATCGAATTGTTGGGTCCATTCCAGATTCTATTTGCAAATTGCAACAACTGTTTTATCTGGATTTGTCAAACAATTTTTTGGAGGGTGAAATTCCTCACTGTTTTGACATCCAAAAACTACAGTGTCTTGTGCTCAGTAACAACAGTTTATCAGGAAAATTCCCTGCATTCTTGCAGAATAACACAAATATGGAGTTCTTGGATCTTGCATGGAACAAGTTGTCTGGAAGATTGCCTACATGGATTGGAGATCTGAGGAATTTAGGTTTTGTACTCCTGAGCCACAATGCATTTTCTGATAATATTCCAGTCGACATAACAATGCTTAAGTATCTTCAATACTTGGATAAAGGGGCAGCCCCAGTGCAtgtagctcccgcttgcgcagggtctggggaagggtccgaccactttgggtctaTT GTAAATATGGATTTCGCGGAAATGTATGGAGTCATGGGATACAATCTGATCGTGATGGAACCTGGTCTATTTGGAGATATATTTTCAGTGGTTACAAAAGGACAACAACTTGTGTATGGTAAAACGCTTGCAGATTTTGTAAGCATTGATTTATCAAGCAACTCCTTGACTGGTGAAATCCCTGGAGACATCACTTCCCTTGTTGCACTGATGAATTTGAATTTATCCTCGAACAAATTGAGTGGGCAAATTCCAAACATGATTGGGGCCATGCAGTCACTAGTATCTCTTGACCTCTCTGGAAACAAGCTCTCCGGTGGAATCCCGTCGAGCTTGTCAAGTCTAACATCTTTGGAGGCTTTGAACCTGTCCTACAACAATTTATCTGGGAGGATACCCTCTGGCCGCCAACTTGACACTCTCAGTTCGGACAACCCATCAATTATGTACATCGGCAACAGTGGACTTTGTGGGCCTCCTCTCCACAAAAATTGTTCTGGAAATGGTACTTCTATCCATGGTGATCTCGGAAGCAGCAAGCAAGAGTTTGATCCACTGACCTTTCATTTTGGTCTTGTGCTGGGACTTGTGGCAGGGCTCTGGATAGTGTTTTGTGCATTATTGTTCAAGAGGACATGGAGAATTGCTTTCTTCTGGTTCTTTGACGAGGCATACGATCAAGTCTATGTATTTGTGGTTGTGAAGTGGGCAAGGTTTGCAAAGAACACAACTGCAGAATAA